The genomic DNA GTCGCCCGGCGCCTCGAGCGCGAGGCCGCGGCAATCGCCCAGCAGCTCGACGATGTGCCCTTCCAGCGTGCGTCCTTGAGGTCTCAATTGCTCGACCAGGAGGCGGCGCTCGGCATCGCTCGTCGCGAGCTCGAACGAACACAGATCCGCAGCCCGATCGCGGGCGTGCTCCAACGCGTCGATCCACGCCCGGGCGAGTATGTCTCCGCCGGCCAGAGCGTGGCGCGCGTCGTGGATCTGAGCGTCATCGAAGCCCCTCTGCTTGCCCCCATGTCCGCGGCATCCGACTTGCGTGTCGGCGACAAGGTCGAAGCGGCATCCGACTCTCCCTCATCACCCACGTGGCAGGGTCGTATCGCGCGGATCTCTCCAGAGGCGGACGCGCTGAGCCGCACGATCACGCTCTACGCCGAGATCGAGCAGGACACATCGGGCGACACGACCCAGCTCCTCCGTCCCGGCCAGTTTCTCGTGTCGCGTGTGCAGTCAGGAATCCGGTCGCGTCGCCTTGTAGTGCCGCGCCGAGCCATCGACGGCGATCGCGTGATGGTCGCGATCGAAGACGCGGAGACACCCGGCATCATGCGGGCACGCTCTCGCGAGATACGCACGCTGTACCACCTCGACGCGTCCTTCCCCGCCCTCGACCCGCTTGAGACCCAGTGGTCCGTCGTAGAGGGCGAGGTCGCGCCCGGCGACATTGTGATTGTGTCTAACCTCGACGCGATCACACCCGGAACTCGCGTGCGCACCGCGCAGGGCCGAGACACCTCAGATTCTGCCGCTCGCGATCCAGCCTCGCCTGATCGGAACACCCCTCACGCAGTGCGCGGCTCGCCCAGCCATACCGGGGGTGGATCGTGAGTCTCTCCTCGTTCGGCGTGAAGAGACCCGTCGTGGCAGATCTCGTGATGTGGGCCGTGATCGCGGCGGGCATCATCTTCGGATCCCAGCTCACGCGCGAGTTCTTCCCCGAGACCCGCCCGAACCGTGTCCAGGTCTCTGCCCCGTATCCGGGCGCATCGCCGGACGAGGTCGAGAACTCCATCGCCAAGAAGATCGAGGACGCGCTGACGTCACTCGACAACGTGAAAGAGATCACCAGCACCGTCGTCGAGGGCGGCGCGTCGGTCGTGGTCGAGTTCGAGGATCGCGTCCGAGTCAAAGAAGCCGTGGCGGAAGTCAAGCGGGAGATCGACGCTCTGCAGGACTTCCCCGCCGAGGCCGAACGCATCACCGTGCGAGAGCTCGAGCCGAATCTGCCCGTGATCGTTCTCTCGATTTTCGGCGACGCGCCCGAAGCAGAACTGAAGCACGCGATCCTTGAAGTCAGAGACGACCTTCGCTCCCTTCCGCGCATGGGCGACGTGCTGATCTCAGGCATCCGAACCAACGAGATCCGCGTCGAGGTCGAGCCCACCGAACTCGTCCGCCACGACCTCTCCATCGCGCAGGTCGCCGATCGCGTCCGTCAGTCGATGCTCGAACTCCCCGGCGGCTCCGTCCGTTCGAGCACCACCACCATCGCCGTGCGGACCCTCGGAGCGGAGGAACGCGCCGACGCCGTCCGAGAGATCCCGATCAAAGCGACCGACGGGGGCTTCGTGCTGCGGCTCGGCGACATCGCGACCGTGACGGAGGGCTTCGCCGATGTCGATCTCGCCGAGCGACTGAACGGCAAGCCCTCGGTGTCCGTCACCATCCTCAAGATCGGCCGCCAGGACGCCGTTCGCCTCGCGGAGATCGTCAAGGCCTACGCCGCGGGACTGCGGGGCGATCCGTTCGAGGCCACACGCGGCGAGTCCTTCCGCATGCTCCTCCGTCGGCCCGGCTCGACCGATCCCGTCTCGGACCGCCAGCGCGCGTGGGAACTCGGCTCCTCCCGTGCGATTCGCACGCCGCTTCCCGGCGATGTGGCTCTCACGACAGACCTCGCACGGTTCATCGTCGGCCGTCTCGATCTCCTGACACGCAACGCGATCACGGGCGGGTGTCTGGTCTTTCTCACGCTGATGCTTTTCCTCAACCTGCGTGTCTCGCTCTGGGTCACGGGCGGCATGGCGATCTCGATCATCGGAACGCTCGCCGTCATGCGATTCGCCGGGATCTCGCTCAACCTGCTGTCGATGTTCGGATTGATCATCGTGGTCGGCCTGCTCGTGGACGACGCGATCGTCGTTGCAGAGAACATCACCGCCAAGCACGAGGCAGGAGCCGCGCCCGACGAAGCCGCGATCGCCGGAGCGGAACAGGTCGCATGGCCGGTCGTCGGCACGGTCCTTACGACGATCTGTGCTTTCCTACCCCTCACGTTCCTCGACGGCCAGACCGGCGAGCTGCTCTCACAGCTCCCGATGGTCGCCGCCTGCGCGCTGGCGGTGTCGCTCCTGGAATCGCTCTTCATCCTCCCGAGGCACATGTCGCACGCGCTCCGCGCACAAGACAGAGCCGCCAGGAGCGGCCGCCAGACGCTGGTCGGCCGCCTCGAATCCGGCTTCGACCGCGCCCGCGAAGCGTTCCTCCACGAGCGGCTGATTCCCGCATACGCGCGCCTGCTCACATGGTGCCTCCGCCGGCGCTGGATGACCCTCACACTCTTTGTCGCCGCCCTGATCGCCTCGCTTGGCATGCTCGCGGGCGGCCGCCTCAAGTTCGTCTTCCTCGACTCCAGCGATGCCGAAACCGTGACCGCCGAACTCCGCATGCCCGTCGGCACCCCGCTCATCGAAACCGATCGCATCGCGCGCAAGATCGAGCGAGCCGCACTCGACCAGCCCGAGGTCGTCTCGGTCTACGCCCTCGTGGGATCCATCTCCTCGCTCTCCGGCGACGGCGGAGGATCGCAGCAGACCCACCTCGCGCAGCTCATCATGGAACTCGCCCCCGTCGAACAGCGCGAGCGCACCAGCGACGAGGTGATCGTCGCGATACGCAAGTCGCTCGGGCAGATCCCCGGCGTCAAGTCGCTGCGGATCCAGGGGATGGTTGGCGGCCCGGAGGGCACCGACATCACGCTCACGGCAACCGGAGCCGATCCCGCGCTGCTCGCGCCGGTCGCCGCCAGAATCGAGGACGCGCTCGCCGACTTCGATGGCGTCTACGACATCGCGAACGATGCCGATCGCGGGCAGCGAGAACTCCGCATCCGCCTGCGTCCCGGCGCCAGCGAGCTCGGATTCACCACCGAGAACGTCGCGAGGCAGATCCGCGCCTCGGTCTTCGGGCTTGAGGCACACACCTTCCCGGGACGCCTCGAAGATGTCGATGTTCGCGTCACCCTCCCCGAATCGGCGCGACGCAGCATCGCAACCATCGAGTCGCTGCGCCTGCTCTCCCCCGGCGGGCGCAGCGTGCCGCTTGCAGAGATCTGCACGCTCGACGAGACAGAGGGATACGCGACCGTCAGACGCCTGAACGGCAACCGAGCCATCACGGTCAGCGCGGACGTGGACAACGCCGTCGCGAACACCGAGCAGATCACCGCCGCCCTGCGCCCGCTGCTCCGCTCGCTCGAAGCAGAGTTTCCTGGCGTCCGGATCATGGAACGCGGACGCCAGAAGGACATGGCCGAGTCGTTCCAGCGTCTCCCGCTCGGCATGCTCACATCGCTGGGCCTGATCTACTTCGTCCTCGCGTGGCTCTTCGGCAATCACATCCAGCCGATCGTCGTCATGACCGCCATCCCCTTCAGTCTGATCGGCGTGATCTGGGGCCACCTCATCCTCGGCTTCAGCATGACGTTCCTGTCGCTCATCGGCTTCGTCGCGCTCTCCGGCGTTGTCGTCAACGACTCGCTGGTCTTCATCGAGTTCTTCAACCACGCCAGGCGCAACGGTGTCCCGACGATCGACGCCCTCGTCCACGCCGGGCGAAACCGCATCCGCGCCATCCTGCTGACGACCATCACAACCGTCGCCGGCCTCGCTCCCATCATGCTCGAACAGTCATTCCAGGCCAGGTTCCTCATCCCCATGGCCATCACCATCAGCTTCGGCCTCATGTCCGCCACCGCGATGATCCTCATCGCGCTGCCGTGCATCATCGGCGCGTGCGGCGATGTACGCACCCTCCTCGCAAAGCTCTGGGGCTCCAAACCGACCGACATCAACGCCGGATGATCACATAGCCGCGCCGGTTCCCGCGCTCGACGTCGATGCGAACGCCCTGCCTCCACGACGCGCTCTGCAACGCCTGACGCAGCTCCGCAACGTTGGCGATCATCCGCCCGTTGATCGCATAGATCAGATCGCCCGGCTCAAGCCCCTCGCGCCGCGCAAGCCCGCCCGGAGCCACAGACGCGATCTGCACGCCCCCCGCGTCCGCATCGCCGAATCCCGACGCGCCGAGCCGCACCGCGTTGATCACCGTGATGCCCAGCGACTCGATCGACTCCTCCCGACGAGCCGCCGCCAGCCACTCCTCGCGATCAGCGATCTGGGCCTCGATCACACGTCGATCCCCATCGCGAAGCACCTCGACAGAAATCGTCTGCCCCGGCGGCGTGAACGCGATGGCGTTGCGCAGCCGATTGAACGAGTCCACCGGCTTTCCATCGAACGCGACGACAACATCTCCCACGCGAAGCCCGGCGCGATCCGCGGGGCTCTCGGGCATCACGCCCTCGATGATCGCCCCGCTTGGTGCCGCAAGGCCCAGACGCGCCGCACGCGACACGTCGATATCGCCCCACACCGCGCCCAGAAACCCCCGCTGCGGACGCCCGCTCGCGATGATGTTCTCCATCACGCTCCGCGCCATCTTCGCGGGAATCGCGAACCCCAGCCCGATCGATCCACCCGACCGCGTGATGATCGCCGTGTTGATGCCCACCACCCGGCCGTCCAGATCGAGCAACGGCCCGCCCGAGTTCCCAGGGTTGATCGCGGCGTCCGTCTGTATGAACTCCTCGTACAACCCCTCGGCGGATCTGCGCCCGACGATCCCGCTCCGCCCCTTCGCGCTCACGATCCCCGCAGTCACGGAGGAATCGAACCCGAACGGAGATCCGATCGCGACGACCCACTCGCCGACCTCGAGCGCGTCAGAGTCACCGAACGCAAGTATCGGAAGCCCGGTCGCGTCAACCTTCAGCACCGCAAGATCCGTCGCCGGATCAGCCCCAACCAACTGGCACTCGAGCTCACGCCCGTCCGCAAGACGCACCCGCAACTGGTCCGCGCCCGCGACGACGTGGTTGTTCGTGAGGATGTATCCATCCTCGGTCACGATGACGCCCGAGCCCAGCCCGCCCGGCGCGAGTTCCGCCCGTGGCGCGTCAAAGAGCGACCGCCTCGTGTACACCTGCTGGAGCGACGTGATGTGTACCACCGACGGCTCTGCTCGCTTCGCCACATGCTGGAACGCCCGTGAGAGCGAACGTGCCGCCGCGATATCCGCCTTCTCATCCGGCGTCGCGCCCGGGGGCTGGAGTGTCATCGCCGATGCAGTGCTCGTGACAATCGCCGCGCCGAGAAGCACCGCGGCACCCGCAAGACGAAATCGACTGAGACCTGCCCGGATCATGCTGGTTGCTCCATTGCCGCGTGACTCGGGCAAACCGCGCAGAGCGAGCCCGACCTCACGATTCTGCATACTCCGCCCAGGTCGAACTCGTCTCTCCAACCCGAACACGCTCGAGTCTGAGTCCGACCGGGAACGCATAGGTGATACCGCTGCGGTCGGTAAAGGTCCGCCCTGAGCCGATCCTGTCCTTCACAAAGTCGAAGATGTGCTTCGCGAGCACTTCCGTCGTCGGATCCAGCCCCTCGAAGACCACCAAACGATCTCCTATCTCACGCATCGCCCGAAGCGCGGGATCCTCGCTGTTGATCGCCATCGCATGGTCGAACGAATCGATGAACTCCGCAATCGCAACCTTCAACGCCTTGAAGTCGCACACCATGTCGTTGCTGTCTAGCGCGTTCGCCGAGACCACAACCTCGATCCGCCTCGTGTGTCCGTGCGGGAAGCGGCACCGATCCGGGTGCTTCGACAGCATGTGACCAGACTCAACCTCGAAGATCTTGCAGACTCGGTAGACCATGCGCCACATGCTCCAGGGTGCTGAACGGGGATCGTAGGGTCCGACACCCCGCATACTCCCAACCGTCCCAAGCACCCGCCTCACCCGCCTCCCAGATCCACGCCCGCCCGCTCAGACAGGCACAAGCTACTCGCCCGACCCTCCCCCACCCTCGCCCTATGCTGGAGCATGGCCAAAAAGCCCGGCACAAAGTCCGACACCGGCTCCAAGGGTGGTGACCTCAGCACCTTTGATCCCTCGCGCAGGATCATCGTCCTGTATGGCGAGAACGACTTCCTCCGGCTTGAGTTCACGACCCATCTGCGCGAGTCGCTCGAACAGCACCACGGGGGCATCGATGTCTTCTC from Phycisphaeraceae bacterium includes the following:
- a CDS encoding efflux RND transporter periplasmic adaptor subunit, coding for MALGAIVCAIALFGVLVATKPRPARLDREPPVLTVRTVTLAEVEAPRVWVGYGTAKAMRVAEISAEVSAQVVGRDKSIEPGMPIEAGATILSLERGDFEKRVASAEARVAALRAQIDGLDSSERRWVEQSRVIENEIEIVQAELARYLDARARDAANAAEIDARLLVARRLEREAAAIAQQLDDVPFQRASLRSQLLDQEAALGIARRELERTQIRSPIAGVLQRVDPRPGEYVSAGQSVARVVDLSVIEAPLLAPMSAASDLRVGDKVEAASDSPSSPTWQGRIARISPEADALSRTITLYAEIEQDTSGDTTQLLRPGQFLVSRVQSGIRSRRLVVPRRAIDGDRVMVAIEDAETPGIMRARSREIRTLYHLDASFPALDPLETQWSVVEGEVAPGDIVIVSNLDAITPGTRVRTAQGRDTSDSAARDPASPDRNTPHAVRGSPSHTGGGS
- a CDS encoding efflux RND transporter permease subunit, encoding MADLVMWAVIAAGIIFGSQLTREFFPETRPNRVQVSAPYPGASPDEVENSIAKKIEDALTSLDNVKEITSTVVEGGASVVVEFEDRVRVKEAVAEVKREIDALQDFPAEAERITVRELEPNLPVIVLSIFGDAPEAELKHAILEVRDDLRSLPRMGDVLISGIRTNEIRVEVEPTELVRHDLSIAQVADRVRQSMLELPGGSVRSSTTTIAVRTLGAEERADAVREIPIKATDGGFVLRLGDIATVTEGFADVDLAERLNGKPSVSVTILKIGRQDAVRLAEIVKAYAAGLRGDPFEATRGESFRMLLRRPGSTDPVSDRQRAWELGSSRAIRTPLPGDVALTTDLARFIVGRLDLLTRNAITGGCLVFLTLMLFLNLRVSLWVTGGMAISIIGTLAVMRFAGISLNLLSMFGLIIVVGLLVDDAIVVAENITAKHEAGAAPDEAAIAGAEQVAWPVVGTVLTTICAFLPLTFLDGQTGELLSQLPMVAACALAVSLLESLFILPRHMSHALRAQDRAARSGRQTLVGRLESGFDRAREAFLHERLIPAYARLLTWCLRRRWMTLTLFVAALIASLGMLAGGRLKFVFLDSSDAETVTAELRMPVGTPLIETDRIARKIERAALDQPEVVSVYALVGSISSLSGDGGGSQQTHLAQLIMELAPVEQRERTSDEVIVAIRKSLGQIPGVKSLRIQGMVGGPEGTDITLTATGADPALLAPVAARIEDALADFDGVYDIANDADRGQRELRIRLRPGASELGFTTENVARQIRASVFGLEAHTFPGRLEDVDVRVTLPESARRSIATIESLRLLSPGGRSVPLAEICTLDETEGYATVRRLNGNRAITVSADVDNAVANTEQITAALRPLLRSLEAEFPGVRIMERGRQKDMAESFQRLPLGMLTSLGLIYFVLAWLFGNHIQPIVVMTAIPFSLIGVIWGHLILGFSMTFLSLIGFVALSGVVVNDSLVFIEFFNHARRNGVPTIDALVHAGRNRIRAILLTTITTVAGLAPIMLEQSFQARFLIPMAITISFGLMSATAMILIALPCIIGACGDVRTLLAKLWGSKPTDINAG
- a CDS encoding Do family serine endopeptidase, which codes for MIRAGLSRFRLAGAAVLLGAAIVTSTASAMTLQPPGATPDEKADIAAARSLSRAFQHVAKRAEPSVVHITSLQQVYTRRSLFDAPRAELAPGGLGSGVIVTEDGYILTNNHVVAGADQLRVRLADGRELECQLVGADPATDLAVLKVDATGLPILAFGDSDALEVGEWVVAIGSPFGFDSSVTAGIVSAKGRSGIVGRRSAEGLYEEFIQTDAAINPGNSGGPLLDLDGRVVGINTAIITRSGGSIGLGFAIPAKMARSVMENIIASGRPQRGFLGAVWGDIDVSRAARLGLAAPSGAIIEGVMPESPADRAGLRVGDVVVAFDGKPVDSFNRLRNAIAFTPPGQTISVEVLRDGDRRVIEAQIADREEWLAAARREESIESLGITVINAVRLGASGFGDADAGGVQIASVAPGGLARREGLEPGDLIYAINGRMIANVAELRQALQSASWRQGVRIDVERGNRRGYVIIRR
- a CDS encoding 6-carboxytetrahydropterin synthase, which translates into the protein MVYRVCKIFEVESGHMLSKHPDRCRFPHGHTRRIEVVVSANALDSNDMVCDFKALKVAIAEFIDSFDHAMAINSEDPALRAMREIGDRLVVFEGLDPTTEVLAKHIFDFVKDRIGSGRTFTDRSGITYAFPVGLRLERVRVGETSSTWAEYAES